TCCTGGTCTTGCTTTTCCTGGTATGGCGCCATTATCCGCCCCCGCCCCGCTCACGTGAACTACATAAAATGTAGTCAACTTGCCCGCTATTGGCACTACAAAATCGATAGTCGATTGCTACACATCCTGCACTCAACGAAATCACCTCTCGCCCCTAATCTGGTTTCCAAGCTGAAACGAAACGCAGCTTGTTTGAAAGACTTAAACCTCAAAGGGGATACGAAAATGACTGAAGCAAACAAAGAGTACGACATGATCGTGGTGATGACCCAGGGCGCAAACGACGAAGTCTCGTCGGTCGGCCTGACCCTGGCCAACGGTGCCATGACCGCCGGCATGAACGTCGGCCTGTTCCTGACCAGCAACGCCATCGACCTGGTGCGCAAGAATGCCCTCGAGCACACGCACGTCCAGCCGATGGAACCGCTGAAGGACCTGATGCATGCCTTCATCGATCGTGGGGGTGATGTCTGGGCCTGCCCGCCCTGCACCAACTCCCGCGGCTACGATGAAGGTTCGCTGATCGACGGTGTCATCATCCACGGCGCCAGCGTGATCTTCGAGCGCATCAAGAAGGGCGCCAACACGCTCTGCTTCTGAAGCAGATGCAGCAACTAGAAAGCCCCGCTTCGGCGGGGCTTTCTCTGTTCAGGCGTGTGCATCTTATTACTGCAGGCTTTCGATATCATCTGCACCTACCAGGTGCACTTCGTAATCCACATTCTCTACAAGTTGGTCATCACCGAACTCGTACACCTCGTGTTCCGCTGCAACCAGAATCTCCATGTCTGGCGGTAGCATCTCGAACTCCTCGTTCGTGCCGCCTTCAACTTCGATGAGAAACCCCTCCTCGTGCACGGAATTGATGACACCCCAGAAACCGGAGTATTCGTCCTGACCATCTGTACGCACGAATCTGATGGAAACAATTACGCGCTTTCCAATCTCCCTGGATGCAAGTTCCATGGAATACATGCTCAATACCCGATCCTGATCGTCAAGCAGCTTGCCTTCGTCATGGAACGACAAACCCTTCGTCTTCCAGCCTTTTCCATTCCAGCTTGAACCAGGGCGTAAACGCCTGGCGGTTGGCTTTCATTTCGGCCGTCAAGTCATCCGGAGCAATCCAGCGCCAGTCTTCGATCTCGGCGGCATTAGGCTGCGGGTCTTCGTCGGTCCTGCCGACATAAACGTGACACAACTCATGCTCGGCACCGGTTTCATCGAAGTCGGCCTGGTAAATGAAGTGATAAACGTGCTCCAGCTCGGCGGTGATGCCCAGCTCGTCCTGCAGGCGGCGCTGCGTTGCGACGTCCAGCGTTTCGCCGACGCGCGGATGCGAGCAGCAAGTGTTCGACCAGTAGCCACCCCAGAGGCGTTTTTCGGCGCTGCGCTTTTGCAGAAGGACTTCGCCCTTGGAGTTGAACAGGAAAATGGAAAAGGCCCGATGCAGGGTGCCGTGGCCGTCGTGGGCCTCGGCCTTGGAGATCGAGCCGATCTCCTGGTCGTGCTCGTCGACCAGAATGAGGTTTTCGGATTCGGAGGAAACGGTTTCGTAACGCGGATTTGGATCAGCCACCAACAACAACCTCCATGGCCTGGTAACCCGCCCGCATCATCGCGGACTTCACTTCTTCGGCATTCTCCGGACACAGCGCAATCACCGCCCCGCCACCGCCGGCACCGGTCAGCTTGGCGCCCAGCGCACCGTTGTCGCGGGCAATCTGCACCAGCTCTTCGACTTCCCAGCTGGACACCTGCAAGGCGTTCAGCAAGCCCTGGCAGACATTCATCAGGTCGCCCAGGTGCTCGAGATCGTTATCTCGAATGGCTTTTACGCCCTGCAGGGTCAGCGCATCGATTTCG
This window of the Gammaproteobacteria bacterium genome carries:
- a CDS encoding DsrE family protein produces the protein MTEANKEYDMIVVMTQGANDEVSSVGLTLANGAMTAGMNVGLFLTSNAIDLVRKNALEHTHVQPMEPLKDLMHAFIDRGGDVWACPPCTNSRGYDEGSLIDGVIIHGASVIFERIKKGANTLCF
- the idi gene encoding isopentenyl-diphosphate Delta-isomerase; the encoded protein is MADPNPRYETVSSESENLILVDEHDQEIGSISKAEAHDGHGTLHRAFSIFLFNSKGEVLLQKRSAEKRLWGGYWSNTCCSHPRVGETLDVATQRRLQDELGITAELEHVYHFIYQADFDETGAEHELCHVYVGRTDEDPQPNAAEIEDWRWIAPDDLTAEMKANRQAFTPWFKLEWKRLEDEGFVVP